A single window of Streptomyces griseoviridis DNA harbors:
- a CDS encoding glycosyltransferase family A protein produces the protein MPGPTVSVIIAAYNAMPYLTRCVTSVAEQTIGRETLEVIVVDDGSTDGTAAELERLNALYPDLLRIFRQPNSGGPSAPRNLGLDHARGRFVFFLDADDHLGPEALERMVHAAERNSTDIVLGRTVGVGGRGAPASMYDRNQPRTDVFSSRVWWTLNPMKLFRRALLEEHALRFPTDLPIGEDQVFVGAAYLHADGISVVADYDCLFWVLRADGGNITRRMKGSELRVRFLPRVVDLLLEHVPAGPGRDHLAHRHLTVDVRNIVVGQLVHEPRATQQKMLAQLADAIAPLLHEGMDQRLSAMARLRLHLVRHRMLDELIALVAFERDLEESGAATPLLVENGRAYARYPFLRDPARPVPDHCYDVTDRLAVRHHVSRAELSGPTLHLAGHAHLHRVPTHDVGTELVLRERDSGVEHRLPVTHTATPGLGADEDQGRFAYERAGFTARVDIATAAGGAPLGDGLWDVSLAVGAQGLSRETRIGRVRAGEVSGATRTHVVTADGGLRAVTLYTTRPHGNFTLDLGERKHTVLSHLTVDGIRWAAGAPVPELEINGLCTLAGYPEGALRVVLDDGRGATAAFAARRDGDVGFVVRVPVTGLAAGVWGGELRLGGWALPLPPLPAGLPPARWRRHGLPRYAKPAPGGAGRRRFALRVARTALLRALLRRLRRPRRR, from the coding sequence ATGCCCGGCCCCACCGTTTCGGTGATTATCGCCGCGTACAACGCGATGCCTTATCTGACGCGTTGTGTCACCTCCGTGGCCGAACAGACCATCGGCCGGGAAACGCTTGAGGTCATCGTCGTGGACGACGGTTCGACCGACGGCACCGCCGCCGAACTGGAACGGCTGAACGCCCTCTATCCGGATCTCCTGCGGATCTTCAGGCAACCGAACTCGGGCGGCCCGTCCGCCCCCCGCAACCTCGGCCTCGACCACGCGCGCGGCCGGTTCGTCTTCTTCCTCGACGCCGACGACCACCTCGGCCCCGAGGCCCTGGAACGCATGGTCCACGCCGCCGAACGCAATTCCACCGACATTGTCCTCGGCCGGACGGTCGGCGTCGGCGGACGCGGCGCCCCCGCATCGATGTACGACAGGAACCAGCCCCGCACCGACGTCTTCTCGTCCCGCGTGTGGTGGACCCTCAATCCGATGAAACTGTTCCGCCGCGCATTGCTGGAGGAACACGCCCTGCGCTTCCCGACCGATCTGCCGATCGGCGAGGACCAGGTGTTCGTCGGCGCCGCCTATCTGCACGCCGACGGCATCTCCGTCGTCGCCGACTACGACTGCCTCTTCTGGGTGCTGCGCGCCGACGGCGGCAACATCACCCGCCGGATGAAGGGCTCCGAGCTGCGGGTACGGTTCCTGCCGCGCGTCGTCGACCTGCTCCTCGAACACGTCCCGGCGGGCCCCGGACGCGACCACCTCGCCCACCGGCACCTCACCGTCGACGTCCGGAACATCGTCGTCGGGCAGCTGGTCCACGAACCGCGCGCCACCCAGCAGAAGATGCTCGCCCAACTCGCCGACGCCATCGCGCCCTTGCTGCACGAGGGCATGGACCAGCGGCTCTCCGCGATGGCCCGGCTGCGCCTGCACCTGGTGCGCCACCGCATGCTCGACGAACTGATCGCCCTCGTCGCCTTCGAACGGGACCTCGAAGAGAGCGGCGCCGCCACCCCGCTCCTCGTCGAGAACGGCCGCGCCTACGCCCGCTACCCCTTCCTGCGCGACCCCGCCCGTCCGGTCCCCGACCACTGCTACGACGTCACCGACCGGTTGGCCGTCCGCCACCACGTCAGCCGCGCCGAACTCAGCGGCCCCACCCTCCACTTGGCCGGGCACGCCCATCTGCACCGGGTCCCCACCCATGACGTCGGCACCGAACTGGTGCTGCGGGAGCGGGACTCGGGGGTGGAGCACCGGCTGCCGGTCACCCACACCGCGACCCCCGGGCTCGGCGCCGACGAGGACCAGGGCCGATTCGCCTACGAGCGGGCCGGGTTCACCGCCCGCGTCGACATCGCCACCGCGGCCGGCGGCGCGCCCCTCGGCGACGGCCTGTGGGACGTGTCCCTCGCGGTCGGCGCCCAGGGCCTCAGCCGGGAGACCCGGATCGGCCGGGTCCGCGCGGGCGAGGTGTCCGGCGCCACCCGCACCCACGTCGTCACCGCCGACGGCGGCCTGCGCGCCGTCACCCTCTACACCACGAGGCCGCACGGCAACTTCACCCTCGACCTGGGCGAACGCAAACACACCGTGCTCTCCCACCTCACCGTCGACGGCATCCGCTGGGCCGCAGGCGCGCCCGTCCCCGAGCTGGAGATCAACGGGCTGTGCACGCTGGCCGGGTATCCCGAGGGCGCCCTGCGGGTGGTCCTCGACGACGGCCGGGGCGCCACCGCCGCCTTCGCCGCCCGGCGCGACGGTGACGTCGGGTTCGTCGTTCGCGTTCCCGTCACCGGACTGGCGGCCGGGGTGTGGGGCGGCGAACTGCGGCTCGGCGGCTGGGCGTTGCCGCTGCCGCCGCTGCCCGCGGGGCTGCCGCCCGCCCGCTGGCGCCGGCACGGCCTGCCCCGGTACGCGAAACCGGCGCCGGGCGGCGCGGGCCGGCGGCGGTTCGCGCTGCGGGTGGCCCGCACCGCGCTGCTGCGGGCGCTGCTGCGCCGCCTGCGACGCCCCCGCCGCCGGTGA